In the Pseudolabrys taiwanensis genome, one interval contains:
- a CDS encoding ribbon-helix-helix domain-containing protein: MMEKHSEKKGEHREVGSHIEQGGLQNTGNGGYLRSRVLKRSIVVGRHKTSVSLEDVFWNELRAIAQDLGVHLSQLVARIDAERQHGNLSSAIRLFVFEQSRKRGDGKSPAVTRAT; this comes from the coding sequence ATGATGGAAAAGCACTCAGAAAAGAAGGGTGAACACCGCGAGGTGGGATCCCACATTGAGCAGGGCGGGCTTCAGAACACCGGAAATGGGGGCTATCTGAGGTCGCGCGTATTGAAGCGGTCGATCGTCGTGGGCCGCCATAAGACCAGCGTCAGTCTCGAAGACGTCTTCTGGAATGAACTGCGCGCCATCGCCCAAGATCTGGGCGTGCATCTCTCGCAACTGGTGGCGCGGATAGACGCGGAACGGCAGCACGGAAATCTATCGTCCGCCATCCGGCTTTTTGTCTTCGAGCAAAGCCGCAAGCGGGGCGACGGTAAGAGCCCGGCAGTGACGAGGGCGACCTGA
- a CDS encoding glycosyltransferase: MFIALVAGVTAIAWAYLLMGRGRFWTNPVRDDAVPPLPAQWPAVVVVVPARNEAEHIAASIGSLAGQMYEGRLDIIVVDDDSDDGTGDLAVAAGEGARPVTVIASQGLPAQWTGKLWALKQGIAVAEQRFRPDYLLLTDADIVHAPDTVAWLVAKATSGGYGLTSFMAKLRCASLAERMHVPAFIYFFQMLFPFTWVKQTNRATAAAAGGCVLLKAGALRDAGGIDSIRNALIDDCALAERMKAVGPIWLGLTERSHSIRPYEDFDSVRRMIARSAYAQLRFSPLLLAGTMLGLALTFMAPPLLAIFATGLPEFLGLLAWVAMALSMQPTLRFYRVSPLWGLALPVIALAYAGYTLDSAYQHARKRGGQWKGRVHVNAPGVQ, encoded by the coding sequence GTGTTCATTGCTCTCGTGGCAGGGGTAACCGCCATCGCCTGGGCCTATCTTCTGATGGGCCGCGGGCGCTTTTGGACGAATCCGGTCAGGGACGACGCCGTCCCACCGCTGCCCGCGCAGTGGCCGGCGGTGGTGGTGGTTGTGCCGGCCCGCAATGAAGCCGAGCATATCGCTGCCAGCATCGGCTCCTTGGCCGGGCAAATGTACGAAGGGCGGCTCGACATCATCGTTGTCGATGACGACAGCGATGATGGCACCGGCGATCTGGCCGTTGCCGCGGGCGAAGGAGCCCGACCGGTCACCGTGATTGCCAGCCAGGGGCTGCCCGCGCAGTGGACTGGCAAGCTGTGGGCGCTCAAACAAGGCATCGCCGTCGCCGAGCAGCGCTTTCGTCCGGATTATCTGCTGCTCACCGACGCCGATATCGTGCACGCGCCCGACACGGTGGCCTGGCTGGTTGCCAAGGCGACATCCGGCGGCTATGGCCTCACCTCCTTCATGGCCAAGCTGCGTTGCGCGAGCTTGGCCGAGCGTATGCATGTCCCGGCCTTCATCTACTTCTTTCAAATGCTCTTTCCGTTCACCTGGGTGAAGCAGACGAACCGCGCCACGGCCGCGGCTGCGGGCGGCTGCGTTTTGCTCAAGGCCGGGGCGCTGCGCGACGCGGGCGGCATCGACAGCATCCGCAATGCGCTGATCGACGATTGTGCCTTGGCGGAGCGCATGAAGGCGGTTGGGCCGATCTGGCTGGGTTTGACCGAGCGCTCGCACAGCATCCGCCCGTATGAGGACTTCGACAGCGTGCGCCGCATGATCGCGCGCTCGGCCTACGCGCAGCTTCGTTTCTCGCCGCTCCTGCTCGCGGGCACCATGCTCGGCCTTGCGCTGACCTTCATGGCGCCGCCGCTTCTGGCGATATTCGCGACCGGGCTGCCGGAGTTCCTCGGCCTCCTCGCCTGGGTGGCGATGGCGTTGTCGATGCAGCCGACCTTGCGCTTCTACCGCGTATCGCCGTTGTGGGGCCTTGCGCTTCCCGTCATCGCCCTGGCCTACGCGGGTTACACGCTCGACTCGGCCTACCAACACGCACGCAAGCGCGGCGGCCAATGGAAAGGGCGCGTGCATGTCAACGCGCCGGGCGTGCAATGA
- the hpnC gene encoding squalene synthase HpnC: MTASAELRSGKGAGDENFPVASFIIRPRYRALILAFYEFVRVADDIADHATLTEQEKLARLDRLEASLLGQNDDEPQGAHLRDVLAARGLPAVHAQHLLCAFRQDVTKLRYDDWDELIGYCQYSAMPVGRFVLDVHGESQATWAASDALCAALQIINHLQDCGKDYRALNRVYVPLDAMAAGGTDVNALGQAQASPALRQCLRGLTTRTATLLAQSRPLAGMVGDARLAMEIATIQALAERLIGLLLTRDPLSERVHLSKTAMLTTALRASASTLTRRLFSRGAPSFSPVSR, encoded by the coding sequence ATGACCGCAAGTGCCGAACTGCGATCCGGCAAAGGCGCCGGCGACGAGAATTTTCCCGTCGCGTCCTTCATCATTCGCCCGCGCTATCGTGCGCTGATCCTCGCCTTCTATGAATTCGTGCGGGTCGCGGACGACATCGCGGATCACGCGACCCTCACCGAGCAGGAAAAGCTCGCGCGTCTCGATCGCCTCGAGGCCTCGCTCCTGGGCCAAAACGACGACGAGCCGCAGGGCGCGCATCTGCGTGACGTTCTTGCCGCGCGCGGGCTGCCGGCGGTGCATGCGCAGCATCTCCTGTGCGCCTTCCGTCAGGACGTCACCAAGTTGCGCTACGACGATTGGGACGAGCTGATCGGCTATTGCCAGTATTCGGCGATGCCCGTCGGCCGCTTCGTGCTCGATGTGCACGGGGAATCGCAGGCGACTTGGGCCGCTTCGGACGCCTTGTGCGCGGCCTTGCAGATCATCAATCACCTGCAGGACTGCGGCAAAGATTATCGCGCGCTCAACCGCGTCTATGTCCCGCTCGACGCGATGGCCGCCGGCGGCACCGATGTGAACGCGCTCGGGCAAGCGCAGGCGAGCCCGGCACTGAGGCAATGTCTGCGCGGGCTGACCACGCGCACCGCGACGCTGCTCGCGCAAAGCCGTCCGCTGGCCGGCATGGTCGGCGATGCGCGGCTCGCCATGGAGATCGCCACCATCCAGGCGCTGGCCGAACGTTTGATCGGGTTGCTGTTGACACGCGATCCGCTGAGCGAGCGGGTGCACCTCTCCAAGACGGCGATGCTGACGACCGCTCTGCGCGCGTCCGCGTCGACGCTGACGCGGCGACTCTTCTCGCGCGGCGCGCCGTCGTTTTCGCCAGTCAGTCGGTGA
- the hpnD gene encoding presqualene diphosphate synthase HpnD: MSAPAQQNETVAAKASGSSFYLAMRILPREQRQAMYEIYSFCRAVDDIADSDLPRAQRQEQLAQWRRDIEGLYEGKVLPGHEGLTQAIRQFGLRQEDFLAVIDGMEMDAIEDIRAPAFETLDTYCDRVASAVGRLSVRVFGMEEGAGIRLAHHLGRALQMTNILRDVDEDAGMGRLYLPREALTSAGILSDDPAAVLADPALGKACDVLVARARQHYAEADAVMAKAPRRAVRAPRIMSEAYRRVLDDLVARGWTWPRNRVHVSRAHLLKVALRHAFL; this comes from the coding sequence ATGTCAGCGCCCGCACAACAAAATGAGACGGTGGCGGCGAAGGCGAGCGGCAGCTCGTTCTATCTCGCCATGCGCATTCTGCCGCGCGAGCAGCGGCAGGCGATGTACGAGATCTATTCGTTCTGCCGCGCGGTCGACGACATCGCGGATTCGGATTTGCCGCGCGCTCAGCGGCAGGAGCAGCTCGCGCAATGGCGCCGGGACATCGAGGGGCTTTATGAGGGCAAAGTTCTACCCGGCCACGAAGGGCTGACCCAGGCGATCCGCCAGTTCGGCCTGCGCCAAGAGGACTTCCTGGCTGTCATCGACGGTATGGAGATGGACGCGATCGAAGATATCCGCGCACCCGCCTTCGAGACGCTCGATACCTATTGCGATCGCGTGGCGTCCGCCGTCGGGCGGCTCTCGGTGCGCGTCTTCGGCATGGAGGAGGGCGCCGGCATCCGGCTCGCGCATCACCTCGGACGCGCTCTGCAGATGACGAATATCCTGCGCGACGTCGACGAAGATGCCGGCATGGGCCGGCTCTATTTACCCCGCGAGGCGCTTACCTCGGCCGGCATTCTGAGCGACGACCCGGCCGCGGTGCTCGCCGATCCTGCGCTAGGCAAAGCCTGCGATGTGCTTGTCGCGCGGGCGCGCCAGCATTACGCCGAAGCCGACGCGGTGATGGCGAAGGCGCCGCGCCGCGCGGTGCGGGCGCCGCGCATCATGAGCGAAGCCTATCGCCGGGTCCTCGACGACTTGGTTGCGCGCGGCTGGACATGGCCACGCAACCGTGTCCATGTCAGCCGTGCTCATCTGCTGAAGGTCGCGTTGCGACATGCATTCCTCTGA
- the hpnE gene encoding hydroxysqualene dehydroxylase HpnE, translating into MHSSDAGTVHIIGAGLAGLAAAVRLTEAGRAVVVHEATGHPGGRCRSYYDHVTDMTIDNGTHILLSGNHAAMAYLKTLGAERLLEGPDEAEFPFADLVSGARWTVRLNNGPLPWWIFAKSRRVPQTRARDYLALARLLWASGDRPLNQLMTCGGPVYQNLVEPLLLAALNVRPLHGSGKLASAVVRETLALGGKACRPLIAPDGIGHALVDPAVRWLAERNVPIKLHHGLHGLLFVGDRISCLDFGVERTPLGERDEVILAVPAYAAASLVPGLTTPTTFCSIVNAHFRADPPAGEPRMIGVVNSTAEWIFALPGRIAVTVSDAGHLLDLPRTEVAERIWRDVAAVMKLPAEPLPRWQIVRERRATFAATPEENAKRPRAETGWRNLFLAGDWTATGLPATIEGAIRSGNRAADLVAQHGAATRAAA; encoded by the coding sequence ATGCATTCCTCTGACGCCGGAACGGTTCACATCATCGGCGCTGGGCTCGCGGGCCTGGCGGCCGCCGTGCGTTTGACCGAAGCCGGCCGCGCCGTGGTCGTGCACGAGGCGACCGGACATCCAGGCGGTCGCTGCCGGTCGTACTACGACCACGTCACCGACATGACGATCGACAACGGCACGCACATCCTGTTGTCGGGCAATCATGCCGCGATGGCCTATCTCAAGACGCTCGGCGCCGAACGGCTTTTGGAAGGACCGGACGAAGCGGAGTTCCCGTTCGCCGATCTGGTCAGCGGCGCGCGCTGGACGGTGCGGCTGAACAATGGGCCGCTGCCCTGGTGGATCTTTGCCAAGAGTCGCCGCGTGCCGCAGACGCGGGCGCGCGACTATCTCGCGCTTGCACGGCTGCTGTGGGCGTCGGGCGACCGGCCGCTCAATCAACTGATGACCTGCGGCGGTCCGGTTTATCAGAATCTGGTCGAACCGCTGTTGCTCGCCGCGCTCAACGTGCGGCCCCTGCACGGCTCGGGAAAGCTTGCCAGCGCGGTGGTGCGTGAAACGCTGGCGCTCGGTGGCAAGGCCTGCCGGCCGTTGATCGCGCCGGATGGCATCGGCCATGCGCTGGTGGATCCCGCCGTGCGTTGGCTCGCGGAACGCAACGTGCCGATCAAGCTGCACCATGGCTTGCATGGTCTGCTGTTCGTGGGCGATCGGATTTCCTGCCTCGACTTCGGAGTCGAACGCACGCCGCTTGGTGAGCGCGACGAGGTCATTCTCGCCGTGCCTGCTTACGCGGCCGCGAGTCTCGTGCCGGGCCTTACGACTCCGACGACGTTCTGCAGCATCGTCAACGCGCATTTCCGCGCCGACCCGCCCGCCGGCGAGCCGCGCATGATCGGCGTGGTCAACAGCACGGCGGAGTGGATTTTCGCGTTGCCCGGCCGCATTGCGGTGACGGTCAGCGACGCCGGACATCTGCTCGATCTGCCGCGCACGGAAGTCGCCGAGCGTATCTGGCGCGACGTTGCCGCGGTGATGAAGCTTCCGGCCGAGCCGCTGCCGCGCTGGCAAATCGTGCGGGAGCGTCGCGCCACTTTCGCGGCGACTCCGGAAGAAAACGCCAAACGTCCGCGCGCGGAGACCGGGTGGCGTAATCTGTTCCTCGCCGGCGATTGGACAGCCACAGGCCTGCCCGCGACGATCGAAGGCGCGATCCGTTCCGGCAACCGTGCCGCCGATCTCGTCGCGCAACATGGCGCTGCGACACGGGCCGCTGCATGA
- the shc gene encoding squalene--hopene cyclase — protein MMNGDLEARVASGRVDEALNRAITTACDTLFAQQQPDGHWLYELEADATIPAEYILLRAYRGEPDAPELERKIGNYLRRIQGAHGGWPLFQDGDFDMSASVKAYFALKMIGDAPDAPHMKRAREAILTRGGAIHSNVFTRILLSLFGVLRWQSVPTMPVEIVLLPSWFPFHFSKVSYWARTVMVPLLVLQTLQPRAKNPRGIGIDELFLQPPHSIGLAAKAPHQNWGWFTFFRAVDIVIRPLSALSPRALRQRALKAADDFVTERLNGKDGLGAIFPAMANAVMMFDLLGGPENEKKAAIARDSVERLLVINDDEAYCQPCLSPVWDSALAAQALLEEGSPKSVESARKALDWLVPLQVLDVKGDWIARRPDLRPGGWAFQYANPHYPDLDDTAVILMAMDRARQEGVGDRYDPAIARGVEWIKGMQSSNGGWAAFDVDNTFSYLNNIPFADHGALLDPPTEDVGARCVSMLAQIGEKDSDAVKRGVDYLRSQQLPDGSWYGRWGLNYIYGTWSVLCALNAAGIPATDPAMRKAAQWLLSIQNADGGWGEDGTSYKLEYQGHEPAPSTASQTAWALLGLMACGEASHAAVAKGVAYLARTQNDEGLWDEERYTGTGFPRVFYLRYHGYRKYFPLWAMARYRNIMSGANQPVRYGM, from the coding sequence ATGATGAATGGCGATCTCGAAGCGCGCGTGGCGTCGGGCCGCGTCGATGAAGCGTTGAACCGCGCGATCACGACGGCGTGCGACACGCTGTTCGCGCAGCAACAGCCCGACGGCCATTGGCTCTACGAGCTTGAGGCCGACGCCACCATCCCGGCCGAATACATTCTGCTGCGCGCTTATCGCGGCGAGCCGGATGCGCCCGAGCTCGAGCGTAAGATCGGCAACTATCTGCGCCGTATTCAAGGGGCGCATGGCGGCTGGCCGCTGTTCCAGGATGGCGACTTCGACATGAGCGCCAGCGTGAAGGCCTACTTCGCGCTCAAGATGATCGGCGATGCGCCCGACGCGCCGCATATGAAGCGCGCGCGCGAGGCCATTCTCACCCGTGGCGGTGCGATCCACAGCAACGTATTCACGCGCATCCTGCTGTCGCTGTTCGGCGTGCTGCGGTGGCAGAGCGTGCCGACCATGCCGGTCGAAATCGTGCTGCTGCCGAGCTGGTTCCCGTTCCACTTCTCGAAGGTTTCGTACTGGGCGCGGACGGTGATGGTTCCGCTGCTGGTACTGCAGACCTTGCAGCCGCGCGCCAAGAATCCGCGCGGGATCGGTATCGACGAGCTGTTTCTGCAGCCGCCGCATTCCATCGGCCTGGCCGCCAAGGCGCCGCATCAGAACTGGGGCTGGTTCACGTTCTTCCGCGCGGTCGATATCGTTATACGCCCGCTGTCGGCGTTGTCGCCGCGGGCCTTGCGCCAGCGCGCGCTCAAGGCGGCGGATGACTTCGTCACCGAGCGTTTGAACGGCAAAGACGGCCTGGGCGCGATCTTCCCGGCGATGGCGAACGCCGTGATGATGTTCGATTTGCTGGGCGGCCCCGAGAACGAAAAGAAGGCGGCCATCGCGCGCGATTCCGTCGAGCGTTTGCTGGTCATCAATGACGATGAAGCCTATTGCCAGCCGTGTCTGTCGCCGGTGTGGGATAGCGCGCTGGCCGCGCAGGCCTTGCTCGAAGAGGGAAGCCCGAAGTCGGTCGAGAGTGCGCGCAAGGCGCTCGATTGGCTGGTGCCGCTCCAGGTGCTCGACGTCAAAGGCGATTGGATCGCGCGGCGTCCCGATCTGCGACCAGGCGGCTGGGCTTTCCAATACGCCAATCCGCATTACCCCGATCTCGACGACACCGCCGTCATTCTGATGGCCATGGATCGCGCGCGTCAGGAGGGCGTCGGCGATCGATACGATCCGGCGATCGCGCGCGGCGTCGAATGGATCAAAGGCATGCAGAGCAGCAATGGCGGCTGGGCGGCCTTCGACGTCGACAACACGTTTTCCTATCTCAACAACATTCCGTTTGCCGATCACGGCGCGCTGCTCGACCCGCCGACCGAAGACGTTGGCGCGCGCTGCGTCTCGATGCTGGCGCAGATCGGCGAGAAGGACAGCGACGCGGTCAAGCGCGGCGTCGATTATCTGCGCAGCCAACAGCTGCCCGATGGCAGCTGGTATGGCCGCTGGGGCCTCAACTACATCTACGGCACATGGTCGGTGCTGTGCGCGCTGAATGCGGCGGGCATCCCGGCAACCGACCCGGCGATGCGCAAGGCGGCGCAGTGGCTGCTCAGCATTCAGAACGCCGACGGCGGCTGGGGTGAGGACGGCACCAGCTACAAGCTCGAGTACCAGGGGCATGAACCGGCGCCGAGCACGGCCTCGCAAACGGCCTGGGCGCTGCTCGGTTTGATGGCGTGCGGCGAGGCGAGCCATGCGGCCGTGGCGAAGGGCGTCGCTTATCTCGCCCGCACGCAGAACGACGAAGGTCTGTGGGACGAAGAGCGCTATACGGGCACGGGCTTCCCGCGCGTTTTCTATCTACGCTACCACGGCTACCGGAAGTACTTCCCGCTTTGGGCCATGGCGCGTTACCGCAATATCATGAGCGGTGCGAACCAGCCCGTGCGTTACGGGATGTAA
- a CDS encoding Spy/CpxP family protein refolding chaperone gives MRRSAIMVAGLLAASSLLPTTAQAQFPFDPRALLNRLTAPLRHALPHPPARHRSAGRPAQEGTASRAPSEQEAVGLGTVGPRSWPGAYEDVIGYTFWPNEYEADFRQHGFSDIVTAVLEQPERGPAAASADRRPTTTGSAVASVDPDCDETRVRKDWPKADIERTVELNATQRSALDQLQTAITNAAKSVRAGACRPSDAATPADRLETSVQRLWAVQNATIVIRGAAKNFYDMLTDEQKAKFRVAPDKVRAEGKPGDNPMNRQGCAQQADLNERLMRPIQQSVRPTPQQKASVEMLGRTAGGMNQYLMAACAQPTPDDPLARLDAASGRLTAINYAATSMEVALNQFSASLTDEQRKRFDAMGR, from the coding sequence ATGCGGCGTTCTGCAATAATGGTGGCAGGCCTCCTCGCGGCATCGTCATTGCTGCCGACAACGGCGCAGGCCCAATTCCCCTTCGATCCCCGCGCCCTGCTCAACAGGCTCACGGCGCCACTGCGGCACGCGCTGCCGCATCCGCCGGCACGGCATCGCAGCGCTGGCCGGCCGGCGCAGGAGGGGACCGCCTCGCGCGCGCCGAGCGAACAGGAAGCGGTCGGCCTCGGTACCGTCGGCCCCCGCTCCTGGCCGGGCGCTTATGAAGACGTGATCGGTTACACCTTCTGGCCTAACGAATACGAGGCGGATTTTCGCCAGCACGGTTTCTCGGACATCGTGACTGCGGTTCTCGAGCAACCCGAACGCGGGCCGGCCGCCGCCAGTGCCGACCGCCGTCCGACCACGACCGGCAGCGCCGTCGCCTCGGTCGACCCCGATTGCGATGAGACGCGCGTGCGCAAGGACTGGCCCAAGGCCGACATCGAACGGACCGTGGAATTGAACGCCACGCAACGTAGCGCACTCGACCAGTTGCAGACCGCGATCACCAACGCCGCCAAGTCCGTTCGCGCCGGCGCGTGCCGGCCAAGCGACGCGGCCACTCCCGCCGATAGGCTGGAGACCTCGGTGCAACGGCTGTGGGCGGTGCAGAACGCCACGATCGTCATCCGCGGCGCGGCCAAGAATTTCTACGACATGCTCACCGACGAACAGAAGGCGAAATTCCGTGTCGCGCCGGACAAGGTTCGCGCGGAGGGCAAGCCGGGCGACAACCCGATGAATCGCCAGGGCTGCGCGCAGCAGGCCGATCTCAACGAGCGGCTGATGCGGCCGATCCAGCAGTCCGTCCGTCCGACACCGCAACAGAAAGCCTCGGTGGAGATGCTCGGCCGTACCGCCGGCGGCATGAACCAGTATCTGATGGCCGCCTGCGCACAGCCGACGCCGGACGATCCGCTGGCGCGTCTCGATGCGGCAAGCGGACGGCTCACGGCCATCAACTATGCGGCGACATCAATGGAAGTGGCCCTGAACCAGTTCTCGGCCTCGCTCACCGACGAGCAGCGCAAACGTTTCGACGCGATGGGGCGGTAG
- the hpnH gene encoding adenosyl-hopene transferase HpnH, whose protein sequence is MGIPLLQKLIVGSYVVRQQLAGRKRYPLVLMLEPLFRCNLACAGCGKIDYPDEILNQRVSFDAAMKAVDDCGAPVVSIAGGEPLLHKELPQIVKGIIARKKFVYLCTNALLMEKRMKDYEPSPYFVWSVHLDGDKEDHDKSVCQQGTYDRAVAAIKMAKAKGFRCNINCTLFNNADPERMAKFFDDVMAMGVDGITVSPGYAYERAPDQQHFLNREKTKTLFRNIFKRGNGAKQWSFSQSGLFLDFLAGNQTYHCTPWGNPTYTVFGWQKPCYLLGEGYAKTYKELMESTNWDSYGVGNYEKCADCMVHSGFEATAVRDAVAHPLKAAVVALRGVRTEGPMAPDVRLDQARPAEYMFSRHVQAKLDEIRTTQPAAAKHTVTTNMAEAG, encoded by the coding sequence TTGGGCATTCCACTTTTGCAGAAGCTGATTGTGGGTAGCTACGTCGTCCGGCAGCAGTTGGCCGGACGCAAACGCTATCCGCTCGTGTTGATGCTCGAGCCGCTGTTCCGGTGCAACCTGGCTTGCGCAGGCTGCGGCAAGATCGACTATCCGGACGAGATCCTTAACCAACGCGTCTCGTTCGACGCCGCCATGAAGGCGGTCGACGATTGCGGCGCGCCGGTCGTCTCGATCGCCGGCGGCGAGCCGCTCCTGCACAAGGAACTGCCGCAGATCGTCAAGGGCATCATCGCCCGCAAGAAATTCGTCTATCTGTGCACCAATGCGCTGCTCATGGAGAAGCGCATGAAGGACTACGAGCCTTCGCCCTATTTCGTCTGGTCGGTGCATCTCGACGGCGACAAGGAAGATCACGACAAGTCGGTGTGCCAGCAGGGCACCTACGACCGCGCCGTCGCCGCGATCAAAATGGCGAAGGCCAAGGGCTTCCGTTGCAACATCAACTGCACGTTGTTCAACAACGCCGATCCGGAGCGGATGGCGAAGTTCTTCGACGACGTCATGGCGATGGGTGTCGACGGCATCACGGTGTCGCCGGGCTACGCCTATGAGCGCGCGCCGGACCAGCAGCACTTCCTCAACCGTGAAAAGACCAAGACGCTGTTCCGCAACATCTTCAAGCGCGGCAATGGCGCCAAACAGTGGTCGTTCAGCCAGTCCGGCCTGTTCCTCGACTTCCTCGCCGGCAACCAGACCTATCACTGCACGCCGTGGGGCAATCCGACCTACACCGTGTTCGGCTGGCAGAAGCCCTGCTACCTGCTCGGCGAAGGCTACGCCAAGACGTACAAGGAGTTGATGGAGTCGACCAATTGGGACTCCTACGGCGTCGGCAACTACGAGAAGTGCGCCGACTGCATGGTCCACTCCGGCTTCGAAGCCACGGCCGTGCGCGACGCGGTGGCGCATCCGCTGAAGGCGGCGGTCGTCGCGCTGCGCGGCGTACGCACCGAAGGACCGATGGCCCCCGATGTGCGGCTCGATCAGGCCCGGCCCGCGGAATATATGTTCTCGCGTCACGTGCAGGCGAAGCTGGACGAGATCCGCACGACCCAGCCGGCCGCGGCGAAGCACACCGTGACGACGAACATGGCCGAAGCCGGCTGA
- the ispH gene encoding 4-hydroxy-3-methylbut-2-enyl diphosphate reductase, giving the protein MKIVLAQPRGFCAGVVRAIEIVERALEKYGPPVYVRHEIVHNKWVVDALKARGARFVEELSEVPSGGVTVFSAHGVAKTVEAEAAERGLHVLNATCPLVSKVHTQGRHYLRKGRTVVLIGHAGHPEVEGTLGQIPGEVLLVQTEADVAKLDLPTDTPIAYVTQTTLSVDDTRDIIAALYRHFDDVVGPGTEDICYATQNRQMALRELSKIVDVIFVVGATNSSNSNRLREIGLEAGIPTYLIANGDEIRPEWVQNAKIAGITAGASAPEVMVMDAIDALGRIAPPIEVTTLPGREENMQFRVPVELLDVKNASKIGKDGSLGHSTFAEADCG; this is encoded by the coding sequence ATGAAGATCGTCCTCGCTCAACCGCGCGGCTTCTGTGCCGGCGTCGTCCGAGCCATTGAAATCGTCGAACGCGCGCTCGAGAAATACGGCCCGCCGGTCTATGTGCGGCACGAGATCGTGCACAACAAATGGGTTGTGGACGCGCTGAAGGCGCGCGGTGCCCGCTTCGTCGAAGAGCTGTCCGAAGTGCCCTCCGGCGGCGTCACGGTATTCAGCGCGCACGGCGTCGCCAAGACGGTCGAAGCCGAGGCCGCCGAGCGCGGGTTGCATGTGCTCAACGCCACCTGCCCGCTGGTCTCGAAAGTGCACACCCAGGGCCGTCATTACCTGCGCAAAGGCCGGACGGTTGTGCTCATCGGCCATGCCGGCCATCCCGAGGTCGAGGGCACCCTAGGCCAGATACCGGGCGAGGTCCTCCTTGTGCAGACCGAGGCGGACGTCGCGAAGCTGGACCTTCCGACCGACACCCCCATTGCCTATGTGACGCAGACGACCTTGAGCGTGGACGACACCCGCGACATCATTGCCGCCCTCTACCGGCATTTCGACGATGTGGTCGGCCCGGGAACGGAGGATATCTGCTATGCGACACAAAATCGCCAAATGGCCCTGCGCGAACTGAGTAAGATCGTCGACGTCATCTTCGTCGTCGGCGCGACAAACAGCTCCAATTCCAACCGGTTACGCGAAATCGGCCTGGAGGCGGGCATTCCGACCTATCTCATTGCCAACGGCGATGAAATTCGGCCTGAATGGGTGCAAAACGCCAAAATCGCTGGTATTACGGCGGGCGCGTCGGCCCCGGAGGTCATGGTGATGGATGCGATCGATGCGCTGGGCCGCATCGCACCGCCCATCGAAGTGACCACCCTGCCGGGCCGCGAGGAAAATATGCAGTTCCGTGTTCCCGTCGAGCTTCTCGACGTCAAGAACGCGAGCAAAATCGGTAAGGACGGTAGTCTTGGGCATTCCACTTTTGCAGAAGCTGATTGTGGGTAG